Proteins found in one Primulina eburnea isolate SZY01 chromosome 16, ASM2296580v1, whole genome shotgun sequence genomic segment:
- the LOC140816858 gene encoding pre-mRNA-processing protein 40A isoform X1, with protein sequence MASNPPSSGSQSLWPPPASGSMNSPGFASPYAMQFRPAAPAPQLPPFIPASATQQFHPVGQEQNIGVPHGQNHPPPYSQPTQQFLPRSGQLGHATPSSYAQTNMPITSGMPQPQATAHSHGISFSSSYTFAPSSFGLSQNIINAPSQFQPSSQITAPVGSSAGQPWLHSSQNMPLVAPLQQGSQQASAIGAPITAISGSSSSQQIGSDWQEYEAADGRRYYYNKITKQSCWEKPLELMSPLERADSLTVWKEFTTPEGRKYYYNKETKQSKWTIPDELKLAREQAEMTVAQRAHSEPNTEQPPAAVNLSNSTTPPAPVVAAPTPVVAAPIGSDANTSSPLISEPLGIPAIKTSPTSAIGMSMGDNVNISPSEVPGSSGVPIILSNANSTPTASTENPSSHVVSSSLDGASVQDIELFQEAKRGMAVAGKINVTSVEEKTEDEEPLIYANKQEAKNVFKSLLESANVEADWNWDQAMRVIINDKRYSALKTLGERKQAFNEYLMQRKKVEAEERRLRQRKAKEEFMKMLEESEELTSSTRWSKAVTMFEDDKRFKAVEKDSEREDIFRNYLVDLHKKERAKAQEEYRQSRLEFRQFLEACSFIKVDSQWRKVQDLLEDDEKCTRLDKIDRLDIFQDYIRDLEKEEDEQKKRQKEQLKRAERKNRDAFRKMMEEHVAVGTFTAKTHWRDYCQKVKDSVPYEAVAANTSGSTPKDLFEDVAEELEKKFDEDKVRIKDMLKLEKITISSTWTFEVLKSSIKDSIGSPSISDINLQLIFEDLIERARDKEEKESKKRKRLAKDFTDKLSTIKEINASSSWEECKELVEGSSEYRSMGEESFCMEIFDEYVSRLQEKVKEKERKREEEKAKKEKEREEKEKEKEKRKDKERREKERDKEDRDKDADREKELDKGKDYSRKDEVESENMDVFESHGHRDDKKREKDKERRHRKRHQSQADDASSDKDEKEETKKSRRHGSDRKKSRKHNYSPESDSESRHKRHKRDYHDGYRRNGGHEELEDGELGEDGEIQ encoded by the exons ATGGCAAGTAACCCTCCCTCATCTGGTTCTCAG TCACTCTGGCCACCTCCGGCATCTGGATCCATGAACTCTCCGGGTTTTGCTTCTCCCTATGCTATGCAA TTCCGTCCAGCTGCACCGGCACCACAACTACCGCCATTTATTCCTGCATCGGCTACTCAGCAATTTCATCCTGTAGGACAAGAACAAAATATTGGTGTCCCTCATGGTCAAAATCATCCGCCTCCTTATTCTCAGCCAACCCAACAGTTTCTGCCACGGAGCGGTCAGCTTGGACATGCGACGCCATCTTCATATGCTCAAACTAATATGCCTATCACATCAGGCATGCCACAGCCTCAGGCTACTGCTCACAGCCATGGAATCTCATTTTCATCATCCTACACT TTTGCACCATCTTCTTTTGGCTTGTCACAAAACATCATTAACGCGCCGTCCCAGTTCCAACCTTCATCCCAAATCACCGCACCTGTTGGTTCTTCTGCTGGACAACCATGGTTGCACTCAAGTCAGAACATGCCTCTTGTTGCACCGTTGCAGCAAGGTAGCCAGCAAGCCTCGGCTATTGGTGCCCCAATCACG GCTATTAGTGGCTCCAGTTCTTCTCAGCAGATTGGTTCTGATTGGCAAGAATACGAAGCTGCTGATGGTCGAAG ATATTACTACAACAAGATCACCAAGCAGTCCTGCTGGGAGAAGCCTCTCGAGTTGATGTCTCCTCTGGAG AGAGCTGATTCATTAACTGTCTGGAAAGAATTCACTACTCCCGAGGGTCGAAA GTATTATTACAACAAGGAAACAAAGCAATCTAAATGGACCATTCCTGATGAGTTGAAG TTGGCTCGTGAACAGGCTGAAATGACCGTGGCCCAAAGAGCTCATTCAGAACCGAATACTGAACAACCTCCTGCTGCAGTCAATTTGTCCAATTCCACTACGCCACCTGCTCCAGTTGTTGCTGCACCTACTCCAGTTGTTGCTGCACCCATTGGCTCAGATGCTAATACGTCATCTCCCTTAATTTCTGAACCACTAGGTATTCCTGCCATAAAAACTTCTCCCACGAGTGCGATTGGGATGTCAATGGGAGATAATGTTAATATATCCCCTTCTGAAGTTCCTGGAAGTTCTGGCGTTCCAATTATATTGTCAAATGCCAATTCAACACCAAC TGCGAGCACGGAGAATCCATCATCCCATGTTGTCTCTAGTTCATTAGATGGAGCTTCTGTCCAGGATATTGAG ttatttcaggaGGCAAAGCGAGGGATGGCTGTTGCAGGAAAGATAAATGTCACATCAGTGGAAGAGAAAACAGAAGATGAGGAACCTTTAATATATGCTAACAAGCAG GAGGCGAAGAATGTATTTAAATCACTCTTAGAGTCTGCAAATGTCGAGGCTGATTGGAATTGGGACCAG GCTATGCGAGTAATAATCAACGACAAACGGTATAGTGCTTTGAAAACCCTTGGTGAACGCAAACAAGCATTTAATGAG TACTTGATGCAAAGGAAAAAGGTGGAAGCTGAAGAGAGGCGTCTCAGGCAGAGAAAAGCAAAGGAGGAGTTCATGAAGATGCTGGAA GAATCAGAAGAACTCACATCATCCACACGATGGAG CAAAGCAGTGAcaatgtttgaggatgataaacGGTTCAAGGCTGTTGAGAAGGATTCTGAACGTGAGGATATCTTTAGAAACTACTTGGTTGATCTTCATAAAAAG GAAAGAGCAAAGGCTCAAGAGGAGTATCGGCAAAGTAGGTTGGAATTTCGGCAGTTTCTAGAAGCATGCAGCTTTATAAAG GTGGATAGCCAGTGGCGCAAAGTTCAGGATCTCCTGGAAGATGATGAAAAATGCACACGCCTTGATAAAATAGATCGGCTGGATATTTTTCAG GATTATATCCGTGACTTGGAGAAGGAGGAGGATGAGCAGAAGAAGAGACAAAAG GAACAATTAAAACGAGCTGAACGTAAAAACCGTGATGCATTTCGCAAGATGATGGAAGAACATGTTGCTGTTGGAACTTTCACGGCTAAAACTCACTGGAGAGATTACTGTCAGAAG GTCAAGGATTCTGTGCCATATGAGGCTGTTGCCGCAAATACTTCGGGTTCCACCCCCAAAGATTTGTTTGAGGATGTTGCTGAAGAATTGGAGAAAAAG TTTGATGAAGACAAAGTTCGCATAAAGGACATGTTGAAGCTGGAAAAG ATCACTATTTCATCAACATGGACATTTGAAGTTTTGAAGTCCTCTATTAAAGACAGCATAGGTTCCCCCTCAATATCTGACATTAATTTACAG CTCATATTTGAAGACCTAATCGAGAGAGCAAGGGATAAAGAGGAGAAAGAATCTAAGAAACGGAAACGTCTTGCCAAAGATTTCACCGACAAACTGAGCACCATTAAG GAAATAAATGCATCTTCAAGTTGGGAGGAATGCAAAGAACTTGTCGAGGGCAGTTCGGAGTACAG GTCAATGGGAGAAGAAAGTTTCTGCATGGAAATATTTGATGAATATGTTTCTCGCTTGCAAGAGAAAGTTAAGGAGAAGGAACGCAAGCGAGAAGAGGAAAAG GCCAAAAAGGAGAAAGAGCGGGAGGAGAAGGAGAAGGAGAAGGAGAAGAGAAAAGATAAAGAGAGGAGAGAAAAAGAGAGAGACAAAGAAGACCGAGACAAAGATGCTGATCGTGAGAAAGAACTGGACAAGGGGAAGGATTATTCCAGAAAAGATGAAGTCGAGAGTGAGAATATGGATGTTTTTGAAAGTCATGGACACAGAGATGATAAAAAGAGGGAAAAGGACAAAGAGCGGAGACATCGGAAGCGGCATCAGAGCCAAGCTGATGATGCCAGTTCTGACAAGGATGAGAAAGAAGAGACAAAGAAATCTCGCCGGCATGGTAGTGACCGTAAAAAGTCAAGAAAG CATAACTATTCCCCTGAATCAGATAGTGAAAGTAGACACAAGAGACACAAAAGAGATTACCATGATGGATATCGAAGAAATGGTGGGCACGAGGAGCTTGAAGATGGTGAACTTGGTGAGGATGGGGAGATCCAATAG
- the LOC140816858 gene encoding pre-mRNA-processing protein 40A isoform X2, which translates to MASNPPSSGSQSLWPPPASGSMNSPGFASPYAMQFRPAAPAPQLPPFIPASATQQFHPVGQEQNIGVPHGQNHPPPYSQPTQQFLPRSGQLGHATPSSYAQTNMPITSGMPQPQATAHSHGISFSSSYTFAPSSFGLSQNIINAPSQFQPSSQITAPVGSSAGQPWLHSSQNMPLVAPLQQGSQQASAIGAPITAISGSSSSQQIGSDWQEYEAADGRRYYYNKITKQSCWEKPLELMSPLERADSLTVWKEFTTPEGRKYYYNKETKQSKWTIPDELKLAREQAEMTVAQRAHSEPNTEQPPAAVNLSNSTTPPAPVVAAPTPVVAAPIGSDANTSSPLISEPLGIPAIKTSPTSAIGMSMGDNVNISPSEVPGSSGVPIILSNANSTPTASTENPSSHVVSSSLDGASVQDIEEAKRGMAVAGKINVTSVEEKTEDEEPLIYANKQEAKNVFKSLLESANVEADWNWDQAMRVIINDKRYSALKTLGERKQAFNEYLMQRKKVEAEERRLRQRKAKEEFMKMLEESEELTSSTRWSKAVTMFEDDKRFKAVEKDSEREDIFRNYLVDLHKKERAKAQEEYRQSRLEFRQFLEACSFIKVDSQWRKVQDLLEDDEKCTRLDKIDRLDIFQDYIRDLEKEEDEQKKRQKEQLKRAERKNRDAFRKMMEEHVAVGTFTAKTHWRDYCQKVKDSVPYEAVAANTSGSTPKDLFEDVAEELEKKFDEDKVRIKDMLKLEKITISSTWTFEVLKSSIKDSIGSPSISDINLQLIFEDLIERARDKEEKESKKRKRLAKDFTDKLSTIKEINASSSWEECKELVEGSSEYRSMGEESFCMEIFDEYVSRLQEKVKEKERKREEEKAKKEKEREEKEKEKEKRKDKERREKERDKEDRDKDADREKELDKGKDYSRKDEVESENMDVFESHGHRDDKKREKDKERRHRKRHQSQADDASSDKDEKEETKKSRRHGSDRKKSRKHNYSPESDSESRHKRHKRDYHDGYRRNGGHEELEDGELGEDGEIQ; encoded by the exons ATGGCAAGTAACCCTCCCTCATCTGGTTCTCAG TCACTCTGGCCACCTCCGGCATCTGGATCCATGAACTCTCCGGGTTTTGCTTCTCCCTATGCTATGCAA TTCCGTCCAGCTGCACCGGCACCACAACTACCGCCATTTATTCCTGCATCGGCTACTCAGCAATTTCATCCTGTAGGACAAGAACAAAATATTGGTGTCCCTCATGGTCAAAATCATCCGCCTCCTTATTCTCAGCCAACCCAACAGTTTCTGCCACGGAGCGGTCAGCTTGGACATGCGACGCCATCTTCATATGCTCAAACTAATATGCCTATCACATCAGGCATGCCACAGCCTCAGGCTACTGCTCACAGCCATGGAATCTCATTTTCATCATCCTACACT TTTGCACCATCTTCTTTTGGCTTGTCACAAAACATCATTAACGCGCCGTCCCAGTTCCAACCTTCATCCCAAATCACCGCACCTGTTGGTTCTTCTGCTGGACAACCATGGTTGCACTCAAGTCAGAACATGCCTCTTGTTGCACCGTTGCAGCAAGGTAGCCAGCAAGCCTCGGCTATTGGTGCCCCAATCACG GCTATTAGTGGCTCCAGTTCTTCTCAGCAGATTGGTTCTGATTGGCAAGAATACGAAGCTGCTGATGGTCGAAG ATATTACTACAACAAGATCACCAAGCAGTCCTGCTGGGAGAAGCCTCTCGAGTTGATGTCTCCTCTGGAG AGAGCTGATTCATTAACTGTCTGGAAAGAATTCACTACTCCCGAGGGTCGAAA GTATTATTACAACAAGGAAACAAAGCAATCTAAATGGACCATTCCTGATGAGTTGAAG TTGGCTCGTGAACAGGCTGAAATGACCGTGGCCCAAAGAGCTCATTCAGAACCGAATACTGAACAACCTCCTGCTGCAGTCAATTTGTCCAATTCCACTACGCCACCTGCTCCAGTTGTTGCTGCACCTACTCCAGTTGTTGCTGCACCCATTGGCTCAGATGCTAATACGTCATCTCCCTTAATTTCTGAACCACTAGGTATTCCTGCCATAAAAACTTCTCCCACGAGTGCGATTGGGATGTCAATGGGAGATAATGTTAATATATCCCCTTCTGAAGTTCCTGGAAGTTCTGGCGTTCCAATTATATTGTCAAATGCCAATTCAACACCAAC TGCGAGCACGGAGAATCCATCATCCCATGTTGTCTCTAGTTCATTAGATGGAGCTTCTGTCCAGGATATTGAG gaGGCAAAGCGAGGGATGGCTGTTGCAGGAAAGATAAATGTCACATCAGTGGAAGAGAAAACAGAAGATGAGGAACCTTTAATATATGCTAACAAGCAG GAGGCGAAGAATGTATTTAAATCACTCTTAGAGTCTGCAAATGTCGAGGCTGATTGGAATTGGGACCAG GCTATGCGAGTAATAATCAACGACAAACGGTATAGTGCTTTGAAAACCCTTGGTGAACGCAAACAAGCATTTAATGAG TACTTGATGCAAAGGAAAAAGGTGGAAGCTGAAGAGAGGCGTCTCAGGCAGAGAAAAGCAAAGGAGGAGTTCATGAAGATGCTGGAA GAATCAGAAGAACTCACATCATCCACACGATGGAG CAAAGCAGTGAcaatgtttgaggatgataaacGGTTCAAGGCTGTTGAGAAGGATTCTGAACGTGAGGATATCTTTAGAAACTACTTGGTTGATCTTCATAAAAAG GAAAGAGCAAAGGCTCAAGAGGAGTATCGGCAAAGTAGGTTGGAATTTCGGCAGTTTCTAGAAGCATGCAGCTTTATAAAG GTGGATAGCCAGTGGCGCAAAGTTCAGGATCTCCTGGAAGATGATGAAAAATGCACACGCCTTGATAAAATAGATCGGCTGGATATTTTTCAG GATTATATCCGTGACTTGGAGAAGGAGGAGGATGAGCAGAAGAAGAGACAAAAG GAACAATTAAAACGAGCTGAACGTAAAAACCGTGATGCATTTCGCAAGATGATGGAAGAACATGTTGCTGTTGGAACTTTCACGGCTAAAACTCACTGGAGAGATTACTGTCAGAAG GTCAAGGATTCTGTGCCATATGAGGCTGTTGCCGCAAATACTTCGGGTTCCACCCCCAAAGATTTGTTTGAGGATGTTGCTGAAGAATTGGAGAAAAAG TTTGATGAAGACAAAGTTCGCATAAAGGACATGTTGAAGCTGGAAAAG ATCACTATTTCATCAACATGGACATTTGAAGTTTTGAAGTCCTCTATTAAAGACAGCATAGGTTCCCCCTCAATATCTGACATTAATTTACAG CTCATATTTGAAGACCTAATCGAGAGAGCAAGGGATAAAGAGGAGAAAGAATCTAAGAAACGGAAACGTCTTGCCAAAGATTTCACCGACAAACTGAGCACCATTAAG GAAATAAATGCATCTTCAAGTTGGGAGGAATGCAAAGAACTTGTCGAGGGCAGTTCGGAGTACAG GTCAATGGGAGAAGAAAGTTTCTGCATGGAAATATTTGATGAATATGTTTCTCGCTTGCAAGAGAAAGTTAAGGAGAAGGAACGCAAGCGAGAAGAGGAAAAG GCCAAAAAGGAGAAAGAGCGGGAGGAGAAGGAGAAGGAGAAGGAGAAGAGAAAAGATAAAGAGAGGAGAGAAAAAGAGAGAGACAAAGAAGACCGAGACAAAGATGCTGATCGTGAGAAAGAACTGGACAAGGGGAAGGATTATTCCAGAAAAGATGAAGTCGAGAGTGAGAATATGGATGTTTTTGAAAGTCATGGACACAGAGATGATAAAAAGAGGGAAAAGGACAAAGAGCGGAGACATCGGAAGCGGCATCAGAGCCAAGCTGATGATGCCAGTTCTGACAAGGATGAGAAAGAAGAGACAAAGAAATCTCGCCGGCATGGTAGTGACCGTAAAAAGTCAAGAAAG CATAACTATTCCCCTGAATCAGATAGTGAAAGTAGACACAAGAGACACAAAAGAGATTACCATGATGGATATCGAAGAAATGGTGGGCACGAGGAGCTTGAAGATGGTGAACTTGGTGAGGATGGGGAGATCCAATAG
- the LOC140816185 gene encoding kinesin-like protein KIN-7N has protein sequence MEKICVAVRVRPSSREGSGNAFQWKIENNCVSLHGVHNTPISGMSFAFDHVFDQDCSNGTVYELLIKNIIHSAVEGFNGTAFAYGQTSSGKTFTMNGTENDPGIIHRAVKDIFANIQQTFDREFLIRVSYMEIYNEDIIDLFAVENQKLQIHESLERGVFVAGLREEIVNSVDQVLSLIQLGEASRHFGDTNMNARSSRSHTIFRMVIESNQKDTTSSKGSSSDDAIRVSVLNLVDLAGSERVAKTQAGGVRLKEGKHINKSLMALGNVINKLSEDGKLRGHIPYRDSKLTRILQPALGGNAKTSIICTVAPEQAHIEETKGTLQFASRAKRIINCVQVNEVLTDAALLKRQKLEIEELRRKLQGSHAGVLEQEILKLRNDMLKYELEREKLATALEEERRSHKEHDQCIREQYMKIDNLSNLASLSDSEKGSFQNDVTICLQDGSMDSHSMSQQKGLSTPCYKAAPNLFVAKRSQYLTQSEFSPLPDTCSNFADEDTWMKMNKGFIVDLDSLHMTPARKVQSFPSSEDLSTDNYSQEIQNLQRQLNLVVEERDEFKRKYAEQVSFNNQVTREVSELQREVRHIREFPQNLCELVTNCKDIYKDVFSILQDFIADERSAAAQMLSTTSEVGLCLFSNLEFHLSTFADGKGPSPTIDYLSVQEQCSMLCKRLNSTISKLVIPDGSTLKDEHTTGSLISRTVKLNTLGEQIAYWKEAVENEVATVKQKYNDLENERDICNKLLEISEGKYQSLEREFHLLKEDKEALLQRILNLSQMLELVTGQKDNAFQDLKTEVRRRKNLEEEIRLFSIAFAGRQRSLNSFHGDFKALLDTMKSSLSKSR, from the exons ATGGAGAAGATTTGCGTCGCCGTGAGAGTGAGACCTTCATCAAGAGAGGGATCGGGAAATGCCTTTCAGtggaaaattgaaaataattgcGTCTCTCTGCATGGAGTTCACAACACTCCAATTTCTGGAATGTCATTTGCTTTCG ATCATGTATTCGACCAGGATTGCAGCAATGGTACGGTTTATGAGCTTCTGATTAAGAACATTATCCACTCTGCCGTGGAAGGATTCAACG GAACTGCATTTGCATATGGACAAACAAGTAGTGGGAAGACTTTTACCATGAATGGCACAGAAAATGATCCAGGAATTATCCATAGGGCCGTAAAAGATATTTTTGCTAATATTCAGCAG ACATTTGACAGGGAGTTTCTAATACGAGTTTCCTACATGGAAATTTATAATGAAGATATTATTGACCTTTTTGCGGTGGAGaatcaaaaacttcaaattcaTGAGAGCTTAGAG CGTGGGGTATTTGTTGCAGGGCTTAGGGAGGAAATTGTAAACAGCGTCGATCAAGTTCTTAGTCTTATCCAACTTGGAGAAG cTAGTAGGCATTTTGGTGATACTAACATGAATGCCCGCAGTAGCAGATCACACACTATTTTTAGAATG GTAATTGAGAGCAATCAAAAGGATACCACCTCCAGTAAGGGTTCAAGTTCAGATGATGCTATTCGAGTCTCGGTCTTG AACTTGGTTGACTTAGCTGGATCTGAAAGAGTTGCTAAAACTCAGGCAGGGGGGGTTCGTCTGAAAGAAGGAAAACACATTAACAAGAGCTTAATGGCTCTTGGTAATGTTATTAACAAACTAAGTGAGGATGGAAAGCTAAG AGGTCACATTCCTTATCGTGACAGCAAGCTTACTCGTATTCTTCAACCTGCTTTAGGTGGTAACGCGAAAACTTCAATAATTTGCACGGTTGCACCAGAACAG GCTCACATAGAAGAAACAAAAGGAACTCTCCAGTTTGCCAGTAGAGCAAAACGGATCATCAATTGTGTTCAAGTGAATGAG GTATTGACAGATGCTGCCTTGTTAAAGAGACAAAAACTAGAAATTGAGGAACTAAGGAGGAAACTTCAG gGATCTCATGCAGGAGTCTTGGAGCAAGAAATTCTGAAACTGAGGAATGATATGCTCAAG TATGAATTGGAGAGGGAAAAGCTGGCTACAGCGTTGGAGGAGGAAAGGCGATCACATAAAGAGCATGATCAGTGCATTAGGGAACAGTACATGAAAATTGACAATCTTAGCAATCTGGCTTCTTTGTCAGACTCGGAAAAAGGTTCTTTCCAG AATGATGTCACAATATGCCTTCAAGATGGAAGCATGGATAGTCACAGCATGAGCCAACAAAAAGGTCTTAGTACCCCATGTTATAAAGCAGCTCCCAATCTATTTGTCGCTAAGAGGTCACAATACTTGACGCAATCCGAGTTTAGCCCACTTCCAGATACATGTAGTAATTTTGCTGATGAAGACACATGGATGAAAATGAATAAAGGTTTCATAGTTGACCTTGATTCACTCCACATGACTCCTGCAAGGAAAGTTCAATCATTTCCGTCTAGTGAG GATCTATCGACGGACAATTACAGTCAAGAGATTCAAAATCTCCAAAGACAGCTAAACCTTGTGGTTGAGGAAAGAGATGAATTTAAG AGaaaatatgctgaacaagtttCATTTAATAACCAAGTAACAAGGGAGGTATCTGAACTTCAACGAGAGGTACGGCATATTAGAGAATTTCCACAGAACCTGTGTGAGCTCGTGACGAATTGTAAAGATATTTACAAAGATGTTTTTTCTATTTTACAG GACTTCATTGCAGATGAGAGATCTGCGGCTGCACAAATGCTATCGACAACAAGTGAAGTTGGCTTGTGCCTATTCTCAAATTTAGAATTTCATCTATCAACATTTGCGGATGGCAAGGGACCATCCCCCACAATTGACTATTTGTCGGTTCAAGAGCAATGCAGTATGCTCTGTAAGAGGTTGAATAGCACAATATCAAAATTGGTAATACCAGATGGATCAACTCTAAAGGATGAACATACAACGGGTTCCCTTATCAGCAGAACAGTCAAG TTAAATACCTTGGGAGAGCAAATTGCTTATTGGAAGGAGGCGGTAGAAAATGAAGTCGCAACAGTCAAACAAAAGTACAATGACTTGGAAAATGAGAGGGATATATGCAACAAGCTTCTTGAGATTTCTGAGGGTAAATATCAGAGCTTGGAAAGGGAGTTCCATCTTCTGAAAGAAGACAAAGAAGCGCTGCTTCAAcgaattttaaatttatctcaaatgcTCGAGCTAGTAACAGGACAAAAGGATAACGCTTTTCAGGATTTGAAAACAGAAGTTCGTAGGAGGAAAAATCTCGAAGAAGAGATCAGATTGTTTAGCATTGCATTTGCAGGTCGACAGCGGTCATTAAATTCTTTCCACGGTGACTTCAAAGCTTTACTTGATACCATGAAGTCTTCATTATCCAAATCTCGTTGA
- the LOC140816756 gene encoding uncharacterized protein translates to MPNFLSEFLQEEQEPFSLELYLLERGCTKGAPRLGSRSHFLNSDKILKRYGLKNRRNLIPNCSNFVEAVFKQLGSVSINLKIKNLSNGDQVVTEENASRDKLVSKSSRISLNSSPRCVEESSKLFLEEEVDADGKLKWRSAEDNRQQLSPVSVLEVAESDEISPLHYKQSNIKMTTQAESSTSATPFKSQQPINYSAQVLRQIPASNPYTQHMINKRALRQTKQLLIDCVREVIESYRKQEHVKKILGAEELWKLVCENVWLWSRDSIHERNIIHLLHYDFLASAEEWSADFEVQKEGIWMDVGDAILEDVINEIVVYY, encoded by the exons ATGCCAAATTTTCTTTCGGAATTCCTTCAAGAAGAACAAGAGCCATTTTCCTTGGAGCTCTATCTTCTCGAAAGAGGCTGCACCAAAGGTGCACCAAGACTCGGTTCAAGATCCCATTTTCTCAATTCCGACAAAATCTTGAAGAGATATGGCCTAAAGAACAGAAGAAACTTGATACCAAATTGTTCGAATTTTGTGGAGGCTGTATTTAAACAGCTCGGTTCGGTATCAATCAATCTGAAAATTAAGAATTTGAGCAATGGAGATCAAGTTGTTACTGAAGAGAATGCAAGCAGGGATAAGTTGGTTTCGAAAAGTAGCAGAATCTCGTTAAATTCTTCTCCGCGTTGTGTAGAAGAAAGCAGCAAACTTTTCTTGGAAGAAGAG GTTGATGCGGATGGTAAGCTGAAATGGAGAAGTGCGGAAGATAACAGGCAGCAACTCAGCCCTGTCTCAGTTCTAGAAGTTGCAGAATCGGATGAAATTTCACCACTTCATTATA AACAAAGTAATATCAAGATGACAACACAAGCGGAATCCTCAACTTCAGCAACTCCATTCAAATCACAGCAGCCAATAAATTATAGTGCTCAAGTATTGCGACAGATACCGGCCTCGAATCCGTATACCCAGCACATGATAAACAAGAGGGCGTTGCGACAAACAAAACAGCTTTTGATCGATTGTGTGAGAGAAGTAATTGAAAGCTACCGAAAACAAGAGCATGTGAAAAAAATCTTGGGAGCTGAGGAGCTTTGGAAACTTGTTTGTGAAAATGTATGGCTATGGAGTCGAGATTCAATACATGAAAGAAACATAATTCATCTTCTGCATTATGATTTCTTGGCCTCTGCAGAAGAATGGAGTGCTGATTTTGAGGTACAGAAAGAGGGAATTTGGATGGATGTTGGAGATGCTATTTTGGAGGATGTCATTAACGAGATTGTCGTATACTATTGA